In Planctomicrobium piriforme, the genomic stretch CATGTTCGAGGCCTTCCGGAACGAGGGCTTCGATATGCACTTTGGTGGCGATGCCGGTCCCAGGGTTCGTCACGGTGACGATGTGCGAAGCAGGTTCGCCAATCAGCACCTGGGTCGGACCTTCGACATGGATGTCGAGCATCGGTTCGGCCACGGCAAAGTTGCCGTTCGCCGAGCCAGAGAACCGCACGTCGGCCCGGGTACTGATGTCGCCCCGTTCCAGCGGAACCATGGTGATTTCAATGACCTTCTGTTCGCCGGCCTTGAGTTCCGGGATTTGCCATCCCAGGTACTTCTCGGCATGTGCCGGCACAGGCTGGGCATCAACCAGGCGGACATTGGCCGGGAAGTGAGCCCGCAGTTCCACGTCGCTGGCGGTGGTCTGACCAGAGTTCTTGACGATCAGGTGGCACTTGCACTCCTGACCGACGTTGATTTCAGACTGCTTCTGCCATTCGATGGTCACGGCCGGAGCGGAGGTCGCCACGCTGGTCGCGGCTTCCATTTCGGTTCGCTTGCCAGCGCCGGTCGCCGGACGAGCGGCAACCGCGTTCGGCGTGCTGCGGCTGAAGGTGACCGAACCGCGGCCAGATGACGTCTGCGTCGTCGGGGCAGGGCTCATGGCGGTCTGGCTCGGAGCTTTCGCTTCAGCCGGAGTCGTGGCAAAGGGAGACTTGGCGGGAGCGGCAGCGGGTGTCGCCGGAGCGGCCGGAGTCGCGGCCGGTGCGGCTGCGAACGGGTTCGCGGCAGGCGTCGCGGCCGGGGATGCAGGAGCACCGGGGAAGGGGCGAGCCGAGAAGCGTTCGCCGCTCATCAGCTCAATCGAGCCTTTGGACGATGTGGACTCGGGCTGATATTCAGCCTGCACGATGCCGGAACTCGGCTTCAGCGTCGCCGTGGCGGGTTGCACTGCGGCCTTGCCAGCAGCACCCATCGCGGGATTGTTCGTCCCCGGCAGTGAGGCCGTGGCCGGCTGGGTCATGTCGGCAGGCGGATTCGTGCCGAACAGTTCTTTGTAGTAATTGCGCAGCTCATCACCGGCGGGCTCCGCTTCGGCGGACCGGGTGAATTTCTGCGGCGACTTGGCAGTCGCCTGACCGGCAGGCAATGCGGCTGCGGCCTGCGATTTGGTGGTCGCAGGACGAGCGACGCCCGCGTTGATGGTGTCGTCGCCGACGGCACTTTGCACCGTCATTCCCAACAGGGCCAACAGGCATGCTCCGCGTCGCATTCTGATCTCCTTGCCGCTCATATTCGGGCGATTCTGTCCGTTTGTGCCTAAGAGCCATTTGCTCTACCGGGGCCCGCACAGCGGGCGTTTCGACAGAGGGAGTGCAACACTCCGCGTGGCAAAACGCCGCCCGTGAGGTCTCGTCTCTCTAGCCGATCGTGCGGCGCAAAGGTCCGCCATCTTCGAAATCGGTTCTACTGGCTGGATAGCTTGAGCGGATTATTCCATCTATTCCAGTTCTGCACGCCTTAAGGGGCCGGAATGAACTGCCAGGTTGTTCAAGCTGCTGCGAATTGCCTATTTTGAAAGGCCGAAACGGCCCCTCGTTTTTGAACTCTGGCAGCAATTGCCGCTGCCTGAGATTGAACAGGCATGCACAATGGTTAGCGAGTTCGCACCTGAGAAACGCTTTACCGACCGCGTCGCGCAATACGTCCAGCACCGGCCCAGCTATCCGCCCGAGGTCTTCGAGATACTACAGGCGGAGTTCGGCCCGGCGACGGGAACTCAAGTGGCCGACGTCGGGGCCGGAACGGGGATCTTTTCGAAGCTACTGCTGGAACACGGCTATCAGGTGACGGCCGTTGAACCGAACGACGCCATGCGAACGGCCGCCGAAGAGCTGCTGGCCGATCGACCCGGCTTCGCCAGCAGCTCAGGCACGGCCGAAGCAACCGGCCTGCCCGATGATTCCGTCGACCTGGTGACGGCGGCACAGGCGTTCCACTGGTTTGATGTCCCGCGTGCCCGAACGGAGTTCGCGAGGATTCTGCGTTCGCCGGGGAACGTGCTGCTGATCTGGAACGACCGCGACCGCGTGGGGAACCCGTTCCTCGCGGAGTACGACCAACTGTTGCTGGAACTCGGCACCGACTACGCCGCACTTTCGAAAAAGATGGACGCGATGCTGGCAAGCTTGCCGGAATTCTTCGACCCGGGCACCTACCGCCGCCAAGTGGTGACGAGCTTTCAGGACTTCGACTTCCCGCAGTTCGTCGGTCGGGTGCTGTCTTCCTCCTACATCCCCGGTCCCGACCATCTCCGCCACCCGGAAGTCCTCGCCGCCCTCAAGCGTTTGTTCAACCAGCACAACCGCCAGGGAATCGTGACATTCGAATACCAGGTGACAATGCACCTGGGGCAAGTGACGTGACGCGACGTGAGGGGTCAGGGGCGAGGGGACAGGGGATAGGAGATTCAACCTTATCTGCGTCCATCTGTGGCGAAAAATTGATTCCCTTCAGAGTTCAACAGTCTTCGCCGGCGCCACGGTGATGACCGTATGTTTGAAGGTCGGGCAGTTGCTGACGGAGTCGGTGCTGCCGATCGGGATGAGGACGTTCGCTTCAGGGTAGTACATTGCCGCGTTCCCTCGAGGAATGGGGTACTCAACCACCACAAAGCTGTGCGCCGTGCGTTGCTGGTCTTCGAAATGGCTGGTGACATCCACCTTTTGCAGGGGCTTCAGTCCGCGATCTTTGATGTCGTCGGCGTGCATCATGACGACGCGGCGTTCGTAGTGGAGCCCGCGATAGCGGTCGTGCAGACCATAGATCGTCGTATTGAACTGATCGTGGCTGCGAACCGTGGTCATCGCCAGTTGACCGGGTTGCAATTGATGCCGCGGCAGAGGATTAACAGTGAAGAGCGCCTTGCCGGTCGGCGTCGGGTAGCGATTCTCGCGGGGCGGATTGGGGAGGTAGAAGCCGCCCGGCAGCCGCACATCGCGGTTGTAGTTTTCACAGCCGGGAATGACCTTGGCGATGCCGTCGCGAATGTTGTCGTACTCATCGGCCCAGGCCAGCCAGTCGATGGTGGTTCGAGTGCCGAGCACTGCGTTCGCCATGCGGCAAATGATATCCGGTTCTCCCAGTAGTTCGGTGGACGCCGGCGCGAAGCGGCCGGTCGACCACTGCACAACCCCCATGGAGTTCTCGGTACTGGTGAACTGCACTCGCGCCGGCTGCGTGGGCGTGGCGGGACGCAGGTCTTCCTCGGTACGGCCCAGGCAGGGGAGAATCAATGATTGCCGCCCTGTGACCAGATCGGCCCGATTCAGCTTGGTGCCAATGCGGACGGTGAGCCGGGTTTTCTGCAGGGCTTCGGCAGTGAATCGGGTGTCAGAGAGGGCCATCAGAAAGTTGCCCCCCAATGACACCAGCACTTTCACCCGGCCTTCGTGCATGGCAAGAACGGTCTTCTGGGAGTCGGCGCCATGTTCGCGCGGCGGCTCGAAGCTGAAGGCTTTAGCGAGCTTATCGAGGAACTCGGCCTTGGGACGTTCCCAGACCCCCATCGTGCGGTCTCCCTGCACGTTGGAATGTCCTCGTACGCAGCACGGGCCTGCTCCTGGCTTGGCGATTGAACCTTTTAGCATGAGCAGGTTCATCATTTCCTGCACGTTTTGGGTGCCGTTACGATGCTGCGTCACACCGAGGCACCAGCAGATGATGATTCGCTCTGACTGTTTCACCCAACTGGCGGCCGTTTCGATCTGGTCGCGAGAAATGCCGGAACCGGCGACAATGTCGTCCCAGTTGGCAGTGCGAACGTCGGCCAGCAGTTCATCAATGCCAGTCGTGTGTTTGTGGATATAGTCCCAGTTGAGGGTCGAGCCGGGTTGTTCGTCTTCCCATTCGACCAGGCGTTTTAGTAGTCCTTTGAACAACGGTACGTCGCCGTTGATCTTCACCTGCAGGAACAGATCGGTCAGCTTGGTGGCGATCCCCAGCATGCCAGATGGTTCTTGCGGGTTCATGAATGACATCAACCCCGTCTCAGGGAGGGGATTGACGGAAATGATCCTTGCACCGTGCCGTTTTGATTCCTGCAAGGCGGTCAGTTGGCGGGGATGATTGGTGCCTGGGTTCTGGCCGACAACGAAGACCAGCTCGGCCTCTTTGAAGTCTTCGAGTTTGACGGTCCCCTTGCCGAAGCCGAACACTTTCGAGAGCGCCGCGCCGCTCGACTCGTGACACATATTTGAGCAGTCGGGCAGGTTATTCGTGCCAAACTGCCGGACGAACAATTGATAGGCGAACGCGGCTTCGTTGGTCGCTTTGCCGGACGTATAAAATGCGGCTTCGTTCGGAGAGTCGAGGCCGTTGAGTTCTTCGGCGATCAACGCGAAGGCGTCATCCCAGGAAATCGGCTTGTAGTGCGTCGCGCCAGGTCGAAGAACCATCGGCTCAGTCAGGCGGCCCTGCTGTTCGAGCCAGTAGTCGGATTCCCGCGACAGATGTGCGATCGAATTTTTCGCAAAGAAGTCGGCCGTGAGCCGCCGCTGGTCCGACTCATGAGCGACCGCTTTCGCGCCATTCTCGCAGAAGTCAAAGGCCGACCTTTTCCCGTCGGGGTCCGGCCAGGCGCAGCCGGGACAGTCGAACCCGTTCTTCTGGTTGAGTTGCAACAACGGCAACGTCCCGCGAATCAGGCCGGCTTCGGACCATGAGTAATAAAAGCTGTTCAGCACCGCCGGCAGCCCTGTCGCCTTCTTCTCTGGCGCATGCTGCTTGAGATGAAGCGGGTGCTCGGGATGCTCAAACTGCACCGGACCATGCTCACTCTTCAATGAGAGTTGAGTCTCGGGAGTCTCGGGAGTTGGCTCATCTGGCTTCGGCTCAGGTCGATAATTGCTCGGTTCCATGAATCAGGGTCTCTGTTATTTCGTGTTCAGTTTCCGCCGGGGGGCGAGGCTCCCGCCGAGCCGCCATTGAAGGGAAATCGCGATTTTTCTTGCGGCTCAGCAGGAGCTTCGCCCTCCCAAACTCGGCGCCAGCGTCTGCGCGATGCGCTGTTCACCGGTGTAGATATTGAATCGGTCCTGTCGCACAAATCCGAGCAGGGTCTGCCCGTGCTCTGCGGCCAGTTGCACCGCGAGACTGGAGGGCGCTCCTACCGCTGCGAGGATGGGAATCCCTGCCATGACCGCTTTTTGGACGAGTTCGAAGCTCGCCCGACCGCTCACTAGCAAGATCGATTCCGAAAACAGGCTCTTGCGCGTGAGCAATTGCGAGCCGATCAGTTTGTCGAGCGCATTGTGCCGGCCAACGTCTTCCCGCAGGCACAGCAAGTCTCCGCCAGGAGTGAACAACGCAGAGGCATGCAGCCCGCCAGTTTGATCGAAGACCGCCTGCGCTGATCGCAGTCGGTGCGGGAGCTGATGGATGATTTCCGCCGGGACGACAGGACTGCCGACCGGCAACGTGCGGACCACGCAGCTCCGCACGGCATCCACCGACGTCTTGCCGCAGACTCCGCAACTCGAACTGGTATAGAAGTTCCGTTTAAGCCGCCCGAGATCGACCGCGACATCCTCTCGCAGATGGACTCGAACGAGATTCCCCCGTTTGCAGGGATGCACGACCAGCACGTCATGCAGCGACTGGATAATGCCCTCCGTCAGCAGAAATCCGACGGCAAGCTCGCGGTCATTCCCCGGCGTCCGCATCGTGATCGCGATGGTCCGCGCGCGACGTTTTCCTTGACGAACATAAGAGAGCCGAATTTCCAGCGGCTCTTCCACTGCGAGGACATCTCGCGCCGGCACAGCCTGTTCGCCCAGCATCCGCACCACGGCCACAGCCGCCAGGGCAGGCTCATGCAGAGGTTGGCAAGCTCCGGAGCAGTCGGCAGGTGCGGTCACGACTCGGTTCCTGATGGTGAAAGTGGCCTAGTGAGATTCGTCCCTTTCGGCAGTTTACCGGATTGAACGAGAGCCGGACCATCCTGTCACGGCATTTCATCCTTCGTTGAATGCCGTGTGGGCCAATCGGCGACGCAAGAGATCTAAGGCACTTTTGCAGGCACGGCTCTTCGTGATCGCCGGGTTGCCTGACCATTTCAGATCGATGCGAATCGCCAGCGCCGTATCGCCATACAGCGCCAGCGGGATGTCCGACAACGTGTGCCGGTCAGAGTCGACGGTAGAAGTTTCTGGTCCGACAACGAGGATCCAGTCGGCATGGGATTCTTCACGCACCCGTTGCGCGACGGCCTCGAATTCCCCTCCCAGTCGCGGCAACACGATCCCGCCTCGATAGCAGACACCTGCGCCTTGAACGTGCGCGATCCGCTGGGCAAGCAGCCCTCCGGTGGCGCATTCGATCGTGGCGAAGGTCTGCCCGGCGGCAGTCAGGTCACGGACCACGATGTGCTCGAGTTCCTCATCCTCAATGCCGAACACATACTCTCCCAGTCGTTCGCGAATGGCTGCAGCCGCCATGGCGATCTTCTCCTGGCATTCCGCCTCGGTCCGGCCTTCGGCAATGATCCGCAGCGTAATCGTCGCTTCATGGGCAGTGATGCCGATCTCGGGATCGTGCCCCCTGGCGGTGAGATCTCCCAGCATCTCTTCCGCCTGCGATTCTCCAAGACCGTAACAGTTGATGCGGGCACGTCGGATGATGAGACCGTCCCCTTGCAGTCGGGGACGCACCTGTTCGAAGAACATCTTCTTCATTTCACTGGGGACGCCCGGCATCGCTGCAAGGACGCAGGTCTTGCCGTCAGCACGAGTCGCTTCCTGCCAGACGCCGGGCGCCGTGCCGATCGGATTGACCAGCGGAGTCGACCCGGCGGGGAACATCGCCTGAATCCGATTCCGGGCCGGCATTTCCCGTCCCCGGCTGCGAAAGAACTTCTCAATCAGATCCAGCGACGGTTGGTGCAGCACCAGCTCGACTCCGGCCATCGCGGCCATCGCTTCACGGGTGAGATCATCCAGAGTCGGCCCCAGCCCGCCGGTGATCAGTACGACATCAGCGCGGTCGCGGGCAATTCTCAGCACGTCGACATTCGCCTGCAGACTGTCGGCAACGGTCGTATGAAACACAGTCGAGATCCCGATCTCTGCCAGCTGCAGACTCAACCACTGACTATTGGTATCGAGCTTCGCCCCGGAAGTGATCTCCGTCCCAATCGCAATAATTTCCGCTTGCATCAAAACTCTTCCGTGCCAGTTTCGTGAACACACTCTCATTCCGTTGCTGCCTGATTGTAGCCGGGATGCTGTAAATGGCAGCGATCAGTGCTTCTCAGC encodes the following:
- a CDS encoding FdhF/YdeP family oxidoreductase is translated as MEPSNYRPEPKPDEPTPETPETQLSLKSEHGPVQFEHPEHPLHLKQHAPEKKATGLPAVLNSFYYSWSEAGLIRGTLPLLQLNQKNGFDCPGCAWPDPDGKRSAFDFCENGAKAVAHESDQRRLTADFFAKNSIAHLSRESDYWLEQQGRLTEPMVLRPGATHYKPISWDDAFALIAEELNGLDSPNEAAFYTSGKATNEAAFAYQLFVRQFGTNNLPDCSNMCHESSGAALSKVFGFGKGTVKLEDFKEAELVFVVGQNPGTNHPRQLTALQESKRHGARIISVNPLPETGLMSFMNPQEPSGMLGIATKLTDLFLQVKINGDVPLFKGLLKRLVEWEDEQPGSTLNWDYIHKHTTGIDELLADVRTANWDDIVAGSGISRDQIETAASWVKQSERIIICWCLGVTQHRNGTQNVQEMMNLLMLKGSIAKPGAGPCCVRGHSNVQGDRTMGVWERPKAEFLDKLAKAFSFEPPREHGADSQKTVLAMHEGRVKVLVSLGGNFLMALSDTRFTAEALQKTRLTVRIGTKLNRADLVTGRQSLILPCLGRTEEDLRPATPTQPARVQFTSTENSMGVVQWSTGRFAPASTELLGEPDIICRMANAVLGTRTTIDWLAWADEYDNIRDGIAKVIPGCENYNRDVRLPGGFYLPNPPRENRYPTPTGKALFTVNPLPRHQLQPGQLAMTTVRSHDQFNTTIYGLHDRYRGLHYERRVVMMHADDIKDRGLKPLQKVDVTSHFEDQQRTAHSFVVVEYPIPRGNAAMYYPEANVLIPIGSTDSVSNCPTFKHTVITVAPAKTVEL
- a CDS encoding DUF11 domain-containing protein, with protein sequence MRRGACLLALLGMTVQSAVGDDTINAGVARPATTKSQAAAALPAGQATAKSPQKFTRSAEAEPAGDELRNYYKELFGTNPPADMTQPATASLPGTNNPAMGAAGKAAVQPATATLKPSSGIVQAEYQPESTSSKGSIELMSGERFSARPFPGAPASPAATPAANPFAAAPAATPAAPATPAAAPAKSPFATTPAEAKAPSQTAMSPAPTTQTSSGRGSVTFSRSTPNAVAARPATGAGKRTEMEAATSVATSAPAVTIEWQKQSEINVGQECKCHLIVKNSGQTTASDVELRAHFPANVRLVDAQPVPAHAEKYLGWQIPELKAGEQKVIEITMVPLERGDISTRADVRFSGSANGNFAVAEPMLDIHVEGPTQVLIGEPASHIVTVTNPGTGIATKVHIEALVPEGLEHARGQRLLMDLGNLNPGESRSVRLALAATKGGPQHLTVHAKADSGLARTAESDVTVIAPMLATTIQGPGLRYLGRQGSYVMTVANDGAAATDNVQLRYKVPAGFEFVSADRGAQYDAANSLVTWFVGRLERGQKSEIKVTLMARQAGEFKHMVRATSEHGAISDAECMTSVEGTSSLAIAVKDLEDPVEVGSQTSYEIRVKNEGSAAARTVGLTCELPPGMTFVSAEGPAEFICERGTVIFRELPEVAAGQSLTFKVNVAAASPGSLRFRAHLSSQSIQEPLTAEEMTKFYGE
- a CDS encoding class I SAM-dependent methyltransferase, giving the protein MVSEFAPEKRFTDRVAQYVQHRPSYPPEVFEILQAEFGPATGTQVADVGAGTGIFSKLLLEHGYQVTAVEPNDAMRTAAEELLADRPGFASSSGTAEATGLPDDSVDLVTAAQAFHWFDVPRARTEFARILRSPGNVLLIWNDRDRVGNPFLAEYDQLLLELGTDYAALSKKMDAMLASLPEFFDPGTYRRQVVTSFQDFDFPQFVGRVLSSSYIPGPDHLRHPEVLAALKRLFNQHNRQGIVTFEYQVTMHLGQVT
- a CDS encoding CinA family nicotinamide mononucleotide deamidase-related protein, with product MQAEIIAIGTEITSGAKLDTNSQWLSLQLAEIGISTVFHTTVADSLQANVDVLRIARDRADVVLITGGLGPTLDDLTREAMAAMAGVELVLHQPSLDLIEKFFRSRGREMPARNRIQAMFPAGSTPLVNPIGTAPGVWQEATRADGKTCVLAAMPGVPSEMKKMFFEQVRPRLQGDGLIIRRARINCYGLGESQAEEMLGDLTARGHDPEIGITAHEATITLRIIAEGRTEAECQEKIAMAAAAIRERLGEYVFGIEDEELEHIVVRDLTAAGQTFATIECATGGLLAQRIAHVQGAGVCYRGGIVLPRLGGEFEAVAQRVREESHADWILVVGPETSTVDSDRHTLSDIPLALYGDTALAIRIDLKWSGNPAITKSRACKSALDLLRRRLAHTAFNEG
- the fdhD gene encoding formate dehydrogenase accessory sulfurtransferase FdhD, giving the protein MTAPADCSGACQPLHEPALAAVAVVRMLGEQAVPARDVLAVEEPLEIRLSYVRQGKRRARTIAITMRTPGNDRELAVGFLLTEGIIQSLHDVLVVHPCKRGNLVRVHLREDVAVDLGRLKRNFYTSSSCGVCGKTSVDAVRSCVVRTLPVGSPVVPAEIIHQLPHRLRSAQAVFDQTGGLHASALFTPGGDLLCLREDVGRHNALDKLIGSQLLTRKSLFSESILLVSGRASFELVQKAVMAGIPILAAVGAPSSLAVQLAAEHGQTLLGFVRQDRFNIYTGEQRIAQTLAPSLGGRSSC